A genomic segment from Candidatus Cloacimonadota bacterium encodes:
- the groL gene encoding chaperonin GroEL (60 kDa chaperone family; promotes refolding of misfolded polypeptides especially under stressful conditions; forms two stacked rings of heptamers to form a barrel-shaped 14mer; ends can be capped by GroES; misfolded proteins enter the barrel where they are refolded when GroES binds) — protein sequence MAKQLKFGHDARERLKKGVDQLADAVKVTLGPRGRNVVLDKSLGAPTITNDGVTIAKEVELKDKYENMGAQMVKEVATKTHDIAGDGTTTATLLAQEIINEGFKHVTAGVNPMFIKRGLMKASEAIVNKIEEMSKPVKTSEEIEQIGTISANNDPEIGKMISEAMESVGNEGVINVEESKTMKTYLEKVEGMQFDRGYLSPYFATDMDKMVAELEDAYVLLLDKKISVMKELLPILQEVSQTGKPMFIIAEDIEGEALATLVVNKIRGTLNVCGVKSPGFGDRRKEMLQDIAILTGGTVISEEVGLKLESVTINDLGKANKIIVDKDNTTIREGKGSEEDIDIRINRIKNQIEESDSDYDTEKLQERLAKLAGGVAVLNIGAATEVEMKEKKHRVDDALQATRAAVEEGIIIGGGVALLQCAKILDELHLDEEEEQIGVQILKNSLSKPLYQIAKNAGLPGDVIVEKLKDNKDIDLGYNAATRKYSNLMKDGVIDPAKVTRSAVQNACSIAGLFLTTECAITDAPEEDSGGAMPGGMPGGMPGGMPGGMY from the coding sequence ATGGCAAAACAGTTAAAATTCGGGCATGATGCACGAGAAAGATTGAAGAAAGGTGTTGACCAATTAGCAGATGCTGTTAAGGTAACACTTGGTCCGAGAGGTAGAAATGTAGTTCTTGATAAGAGCCTTGGTGCTCCCACCATTACAAATGATGGCGTAACTATTGCAAAAGAAGTTGAACTAAAAGATAAGTATGAAAACATGGGTGCTCAGATGGTAAAAGAAGTTGCCACAAAAACCCATGATATTGCTGGAGATGGCACAACAACAGCCACACTTTTGGCTCAAGAAATCATTAATGAAGGCTTCAAACACGTAACTGCCGGTGTCAACCCAATGTTTATTAAACGTGGACTGATGAAAGCAAGCGAAGCTATCGTAAACAAAATCGAAGAGATGAGCAAACCGGTTAAAACATCTGAAGAAATCGAACAAATTGGAACAATCTCTGCGAACAATGATCCTGAAATCGGAAAAATGATCTCAGAAGCAATGGAATCTGTTGGTAACGAAGGCGTTATTAATGTCGAAGAATCCAAAACGATGAAAACCTATTTGGAAAAAGTGGAAGGTATGCAGTTCGATAGAGGATATCTTTCCCCTTATTTTGCAACGGATATGGACAAAATGGTTGCAGAATTAGAAGATGCTTATGTTCTTCTTCTTGATAAGAAAATTTCAGTAATGAAAGAACTTCTTCCAATTCTACAAGAAGTTTCCCAAACAGGAAAACCAATGTTCATAATCGCCGAAGATATCGAAGGTGAAGCACTTGCAACTCTTGTTGTGAATAAAATTCGTGGAACTTTGAATGTTTGTGGTGTGAAGTCACCCGGATTTGGTGATAGAAGAAAAGAAATGCTTCAGGATATCGCAATTCTTACAGGTGGAACAGTTATTTCGGAAGAAGTTGGGTTGAAATTGGAAAGTGTTACAATAAACGATCTTGGCAAAGCAAACAAAATTATCGTGGACAAAGATAACACAACAATCCGTGAAGGAAAAGGTAGCGAGGAAGATATAGATATTCGAATTAATCGCATTAAGAATCAGATAGAAGAAAGCGACTCTGATTATGATACTGAAAAACTGCAAGAAAGACTGGCAAAACTTGCCGGCGGTGTTGCTGTTTTAAATATTGGTGCTGCCACAGAAGTAGAAATGAAAGAGAAAAAACATCGTGTTGATGACGCTCTTCAGGCGACAAGAGCCGCCGTAGAAGAAGGAATTATAATCGGTGGTGGAGTTGCGTTATTGCAATGTGCAAAAATTCTTGATGAATTGCATCTTGATGAAGAGGAAGAACAAATTGGTGTTCAAATCCTTAAAAATTCTTTGTCAAAACCGCTTTATCAAATTGCAAAGAATGCGGGATTACCAGGCGATGTTATTGTTGAAAAGCTAAAAGACAACAAAGATATTGATCTTGGCTATAACGCAGCAACGCGAAAATATTCCAATCTGATGAAAGACGGTGTTATTGATCCTGCTAAGGTTACTCGTTCTGCA